Genomic DNA from Thermosipho ferrireducens:
CCACTGCCTTTACAAATTCTTTTATCTTCCTTTTGGCCTTTTCAATATGCCCCGGATACCACATTATAACTCACTCGGGACAACAAGCGTCCCAACATTTTCGCCTCTTATTGCATAAAGAAGATTCCTCTTTTTAAAGAAGTTCATCACCAGAATTTTCATGGAATACCTTCTGCAAATAGAAAAAGCTTCTGTGTCCATTATTTTCAAATTTTTATCTATGGCTTCATCGTAGGTTAATTTCTCATATAAAACCGCATCGTTATATATTTTAGGATCTTTATCATAGATTCCCGAAACCTTTGTTCCTTTAATTAATATTTCCGCTTTCATTTCCACCGCTCTCAAAGCCGCCGCTGTATCCGTGGTAAAAAAAGGATTACTCGTTCCACCAGCAAAAATAACAACGTATCCCGCGTCAAAATAAAGATTTATATCATCGTAATGAATTGGCCTTATAGAAGGTAGTGTGGAAACCTGAGAAACAACCACTGTTTTTACATTTTCTTTCTCAAAAATATCTTTTAAATAAAGAGCATTAATAACCGTTCCTAACATACCTATTTGATCAGCTATTGTCGGAGAAAGTTCTTCCATCTCACGACCTCTAAACAAATTCCCTGCTCCTATAACGATACCTACGTTAGTTCCATATTCCAGTATACTTTTTAACTCTTCTATTAAATATTTTACCCTCTCATAGTTAAATCCCTTTTCTCCTTCTCCACTGAGAACTTCTCCACTTAATTTTAAAAGCACCCGTTTGTACATATTATCCCTCCAGCAATATTATGTCATCAAAATAATTCAGGATTCGCTTATCACTTGTAAGTAACAGTACCTGTCTTTTACTCGCCTCTTTTTTGAGAATTTTAATAGTATTTTCCAATCTTTTATCATCGTATCTTATGAAAGCGTTGTCTATTATCAAAGGAAGGTTATACTCAGAAATAGAATGATAAAGAGCTATTTTATATGCAAATAACATTTGATCAAAAGTGGCACTACTGAGAATTTCATCAGGTTCTGCGGTGTCACCATTGATTGTAAGTTTTACTGAAAGATTATTTTCTATAACAATTGGAAGAGATCTCTCAATTACCGTGGAAATAATTCTTGAAAATTCTTCCTTAAACTTCTTTCCATAATTTTCCACATATTCATACAATTTTTCCTCAAATATCCTTTTTGCACCCGACAGATTAGAAGGAACAACTTTCAAAAAGGCCAAC
This window encodes:
- the pyrH gene encoding UMP kinase, producing the protein MYKRVLLKLSGEVLSGEGEKGFNYERVKYLIEELKSILEYGTNVGIVIGAGNLFRGREMEELSPTIADQIGMLGTVINALYLKDIFEKENVKTVVVSQVSTLPSIRPIHYDDINLYFDAGYVVIFAGGTSNPFFTTDTAAALRAVEMKAEILIKGTKVSGIYDKDPKIYNDAVLYEKLTYDEAIDKNLKIMDTEAFSICRRYSMKILVMNFFKKRNLLYAIRGENVGTLVVPSEL